From [Clostridium] symbiosum, a single genomic window includes:
- a CDS encoding EAL domain-containing protein, giving the protein MQKKIFPVIITIALILSSFFSLFCLHNLQGNAKVINYAGIVRGATQRLVKEELNHHPNDALIQRLDGIISELQTGEGEHGLIRMDSSKFQSLILEMQAEWEDMKEEIKDVRAGGDTEQLFKDSESYFDLADQAVLAAEQFSEKREYLAEKSLLILNCSFIVMIFLFYLFSSSQARRRKALMAAEEENRRKEERLSRMTDSLLGPMNDISELIYVTDIESHDLLFLNKAGQETFHIDNMDGQKCYKALQGKEQPCDFCTTPLLKEGEIYTWEYTNPLTKRHYLLKDSLVEWEGRIARMELAFDTTESEREKIQLKSNLEADKMITECVRMLYQPDDIDAAIAQVLQYLGSFLSAARAYIVYIRDGRMYNDYEWCAEGISPQKNFLQEMPIDLIERWIPYFNHKECIIIEDLEQIRGTAPKEYEILHSQSIQSLVVAPLEREGTLVGYFGVDNPPPDRIQNIAPLLQTLCYFLLLARSHSDSQKLLTHLSYFDKLTDFQNRNKYIEDTTALAHTDTPVGIVYLDVNGLKDINDRYGHEFGDKVLVECARRMRAVFTCANFYRIGGDEFVIICPDMNQEQFQNLVHELKARFALDSDCQAAIGSQWIECIDDISREIAIADARMYEDKKAFYRKNPASRRYRHYNDDLLSHLSNSASLQKEIDENHFVVYFQPKISSASHLAEGAEALVRYSPQPGRLIYPGDFIPLLEEFEIINLIDFYVFRFVCSKLSSWKKSGRRLFPVSVNFSVCSLKMPDFIERLTEICKSCDISPNYLEIEVTEKMQNHDGLDVKELSSRLQKAGFTIALDDFGTECANVVLLSEVEFDVLKLDKSIIDHIADNPRNLTIVRSISEVCHNLGVCLVAEGVEAEEQFSVLCTCDIDLVQGYLFSKPVSAEEYEKLFLYKAQ; this is encoded by the coding sequence ATGCAAAAGAAAATTTTCCCTGTTATTATAACAATTGCCCTTATACTCTCCAGCTTTTTTTCACTTTTCTGTCTGCACAACCTCCAGGGTAATGCAAAAGTAATCAACTATGCCGGTATTGTGCGCGGCGCCACCCAGCGCCTTGTCAAAGAGGAGCTGAACCATCACCCCAATGATGCCCTGATTCAAAGACTGGACGGCATTATTTCAGAGCTTCAGACAGGCGAAGGTGAACACGGGCTCATCCGCATGGACAGCAGTAAATTCCAGTCCCTGATACTTGAGATGCAGGCCGAATGGGAAGATATGAAGGAAGAAATTAAAGATGTCAGGGCCGGGGGAGACACGGAACAGCTCTTTAAGGACAGTGAATCATATTTTGACCTGGCCGATCAGGCGGTTCTGGCCGCGGAACAGTTTTCTGAAAAGAGGGAGTACTTGGCCGAGAAAAGCCTGCTGATATTGAACTGTTCCTTCATCGTTATGATTTTCCTGTTTTACCTCTTCAGTTCCAGCCAGGCCAGACGGCGTAAAGCGCTCATGGCCGCCGAGGAAGAGAACCGCAGAAAAGAAGAGCGTCTGTCCCGTATGACCGACAGCCTCCTCGGGCCGATGAACGACATCTCCGAGCTTATCTATGTAACCGACATAGAAAGCCATGATCTGCTGTTTCTGAATAAGGCCGGCCAGGAAACATTCCATATAGACAATATGGACGGCCAAAAATGTTACAAAGCCCTGCAGGGCAAGGAGCAGCCCTGCGATTTCTGCACCACCCCACTACTGAAGGAGGGAGAAATTTATACCTGGGAATACACCAATCCCCTGACGAAACGCCACTATCTCCTGAAGGACAGCCTGGTGGAATGGGAAGGACGCATCGCACGGATGGAACTCGCCTTCGACACCACCGAATCGGAAAGGGAAAAGATACAGTTAAAGTCCAACCTGGAGGCCGACAAGATGATCACGGAGTGTGTACGCATGCTGTACCAGCCCGATGATATTGACGCGGCAATCGCCCAGGTGCTTCAGTATCTTGGGAGCTTTCTCTCCGCCGCCCGCGCCTATATCGTCTATATCAGGGATGGCAGAATGTATAATGATTATGAATGGTGTGCGGAAGGCATCTCACCTCAGAAAAATTTTCTACAGGAAATGCCAATTGATTTGATTGAACGCTGGATCCCTTATTTTAACCACAAGGAATGTATTATCATCGAAGATTTGGAACAGATCCGCGGGACGGCTCCGAAGGAATATGAAATCCTTCACTCGCAATCCATCCAAAGCCTGGTTGTCGCTCCGCTGGAGCGTGAAGGGACTCTGGTCGGTTATTTCGGCGTAGATAATCCTCCACCCGACCGGATTCAGAATATCGCGCCTCTCCTCCAGACTCTGTGCTATTTCCTGCTGCTTGCAAGAAGCCATTCGGACAGCCAGAAACTACTGACCCATTTGAGTTATTTCGACAAACTGACCGATTTTCAAAACAGAAACAAGTACATAGAAGACACGACAGCGCTGGCACACACGGATACCCCCGTGGGAATCGTCTATCTGGACGTTAACGGATTAAAAGATATCAACGACCGCTATGGCCACGAATTTGGCGATAAGGTTTTGGTTGAATGCGCAAGGCGGATGAGAGCGGTCTTCACCTGCGCCAATTTTTATCGGATCGGCGGTGATGAATTTGTCATCATCTGTCCCGACATGAACCAGGAGCAGTTCCAGAATCTGGTGCACGAGCTGAAGGCCCGCTTTGCTCTGGACTCCGACTGCCAGGCCGCAATCGGCTCCCAGTGGATCGAATGTATTGATGATATCAGCCGGGAGATTGCAATTGCCGACGCCCGGATGTACGAAGATAAGAAGGCGTTTTACCGGAAGAATCCGGCCTCACGCCGCTATCGCCATTACAATGATGATCTTCTGTCCCACCTGTCGAATTCCGCCTCACTGCAGAAAGAGATCGATGAGAATCATTTCGTCGTTTACTTTCAGCCAAAAATTTCGTCCGCCAGCCATCTGGCCGAGGGGGCCGAAGCGCTCGTCCGTTACTCACCGCAGCCGGGCAGACTGATCTATCCCGGAGATTTCATACCGCTGCTGGAAGAATTTGAGATCATCAACCTGATTGATTTCTACGTTTTCCGCTTTGTCTGTTCCAAACTGAGTTCCTGGAAAAAAAGCGGCAGACGCCTCTTCCCCGTTTCCGTAAACTTTTCAGTCTGCTCACTGAAAATGCCTGATTTTATCGAGCGCCTCACGGAAATTTGCAAATCCTGTGATATTTCACCGAACTATCTGGAAATAGAAGTCACGGAAAAAATGCAGAACCACGACGGTCTCGATGTAAAAGAACTGAGTTCCAGACTTCAGAAGGCGGGCTTTACCATTGCCCTCGACGATTTTGGCACGGAGTGCGCAAACGTCGTTCTTCTGTCCGAGGTGGAATTCGACGTGCTGAAGCTGGACAAGAGCATCATCGACCATATTGCCGACAATCCGAGAAACCTGACCATTGTCAGATCCATCTCCGAGGTCTGCCACAATCTCGGTGTCTGCCTGGTGGCCGAGGGCGTGGAGGCGGAGGAACAGTTTTCCGTATTGTGTACCTGCGATATTGATCTGGTGCAGGGGTACCTGTTCAGCAAACCTGTTTCCGCAGAGGAATATGAGAAACTGTTTCTATACAAAGCGCAGTAG
- a CDS encoding histidine kinase, whose translation MGNIQELDWGNIDWVFEPAPGSNDKMKVGISTIRSGGEQPRHIHIGDEQLMYVLKGYGHQKVGDEELPLAPGKLYHISPGMSHEAVNDGDEEIVKLLISIPAALSDGPAWQGQETEVPAAPQEIDRRHFLRQTISEISGQMLHPLKMPLSIYDCDGTAVYQNAEYPAFCKTCCDIVEDPMSCPLYRQKESYPASCNSRPSAFICQYGLSLYILPIVSGEDYLGAIKAGHVRTMEPAVTEFPGKLPYNVPSSTVAGILQIMEKLSNIICNYYHFTQMEAALEDSKKALSDQTKQEQLLQSSLQTSQTKAINLQINQHFLFNTLNMMMGTAIRENAEQTYQAISSLALMLQYTLRGDSYFVPLREEVNYLKNYTGLQQMRFGKRLLLQYDIDEQLLHEEVPFNFLQPIVENCFKHAFTASGDLMAISVSILGEENYLVARISDNGKGMEPEELLALRDIMRNGDSSHGTAMVARKLDALYGEKYRYEISSCADIVFLDIEMPGLNGLQVMEKLSHEPLGDVAFIIITAYNSFTYAQQALRLKARDFLLKPILYEQFCETMQRVLGYRYSDNPLFNQLMEYIDLHYMEELHLGDCAAAISTSESNVARLFKHYLNTSFTTYYNSVRINKATELLHNGCSVKEAADMVGYSNLNYFYRTFKKQTGMTPKEHQSGHKPAVPPS comes from the coding sequence ATGGGAAATATACAGGAACTGGACTGGGGAAATATCGACTGGGTCTTTGAACCCGCCCCGGGATCAAATGATAAAATGAAGGTTGGAATCAGCACCATACGGTCCGGCGGGGAGCAGCCCCGCCATATTCATATCGGGGATGAACAGCTTATGTACGTCCTGAAGGGGTACGGACACCAAAAAGTCGGGGATGAAGAACTCCCGCTGGCTCCCGGAAAGCTCTATCATATTTCCCCCGGCATGTCCCATGAGGCTGTCAACGACGGGGACGAAGAGATTGTCAAACTGCTGATCTCCATTCCCGCCGCACTGAGCGACGGACCGGCCTGGCAGGGACAGGAAACCGAAGTCCCCGCCGCTCCCCAGGAAATTGACAGACGGCATTTTCTCCGACAGACCATCTCCGAAATCTCCGGCCAGATGCTGCATCCGCTGAAAATGCCGCTGTCCATCTACGACTGTGACGGAACGGCGGTCTATCAGAATGCGGAATATCCCGCCTTCTGTAAGACGTGCTGTGACATCGTGGAGGATCCGATGAGCTGTCCCCTCTACCGTCAGAAGGAGTCTTATCCCGCATCCTGCAATTCGAGGCCCTCGGCCTTTATCTGCCAGTACGGCCTCTCCCTCTATATTCTGCCCATCGTGTCCGGCGAAGATTACCTGGGGGCGATTAAGGCCGGCCACGTCAGGACGATGGAGCCCGCCGTGACGGAATTTCCGGGAAAGCTCCCCTACAATGTCCCCAGCAGCACCGTGGCGGGCATCCTGCAGATTATGGAGAAGCTTTCGAACATCATCTGCAATTACTATCATTTTACCCAGATGGAAGCGGCCCTGGAGGACAGCAAAAAAGCCCTGTCCGACCAGACGAAGCAGGAGCAGCTTCTGCAGTCCTCGCTCCAGACCAGCCAGACAAAGGCCATCAACTTACAGATTAACCAGCATTTCTTATTTAACACATTGAATATGATGATGGGCACGGCCATCCGTGAGAACGCGGAACAGACCTACCAGGCCATCAGCAGCCTGGCCCTGATGCTTCAATATACGCTGCGCGGCGACAGCTATTTTGTCCCGCTTCGCGAGGAAGTGAATTACCTGAAGAATTATACGGGGCTGCAGCAGATGCGTTTCGGAAAACGCCTGCTGCTTCAGTACGATATCGACGAACAGCTTCTGCACGAGGAGGTCCCGTTTAACTTCCTTCAGCCGATCGTGGAGAACTGCTTCAAGCATGCCTTTACCGCATCCGGAGATCTGATGGCTATCTCCGTCTCCATCCTCGGGGAGGAGAATTATCTCGTCGCACGGATCAGCGACAACGGCAAAGGAATGGAACCGGAAGAGCTTCTCGCCCTCAGGGATATCATGCGCAACGGCGACTCCTCCCACGGAACGGCAATGGTTGCGCGGAAACTGGATGCCCTGTACGGTGAGAAATACCGCTATGAAATCAGCTCCTGCGCCGACATTGTATTCCTGGACATTGAAATGCCCGGCTTAAACGGGCTCCAGGTCATGGAAAAGCTCAGCCATGAGCCCCTGGGGGATGTGGCCTTTATCATCATTACGGCATATAATTCCTTTACCTACGCCCAGCAGGCGCTGCGGCTCAAGGCCCGTGATTTTCTGCTGAAACCGATACTCTACGAGCAGTTCTGCGAGACTATGCAGCGTGTTCTGGGATACCGTTATTCCGACAATCCGCTGTTTAACCAGCTTATGGAATACATTGATCTGCATTATATGGAAGAGCTTCATCTGGGGGACTGCGCTGCAGCTATTTCAACCAGCGAAAGCAACGTGGCAAGATTATTCAAACATTATCTGAACACCAGCTTTACCACCTATTATAATTCCGTCCGGATCAATAAGGCGACGGAGCTTCTGCACAACGGCTGCTCGGTCAAGGAGGCCGCGGATATGGTGGGATACAGCAATTTAAACTATTTTTACCGCACGTTTAAGAAGCAGACCGGAATGACTCCGAAAGAGCACCAGAGCGGCCATAAACCCGCCGTCCCTCCGTCTTGA
- the glyA gene encoding serine hydroxymethyltransferase — MYLDNSFEKIKKFDPEMAELTMQEEERQKKTLCLIASENYASPLAAGLEGSIWADKNAEGYPGGRFVAGCELADRVENLAKERIKKLFGADHVNVQSMSATVGNVAILRALLKPGDTVLSMELDQGGHLSHGAKFHYSGKMYQSVFYGLNRETEEIDMEQVERLAKEHQPKLIICGASSYPKQIDYKRFGEIARSVGAYLMADIAHPVGLIAAGIIPSPIPHADVVSSSTHKTWRGARGCGIIMCKGELAKKIDTQVFPGLQGAPKMDMIAARAVQALESMTPVYKAYQQKVYDNAQALADELLKCGLRLVSGGTNTHLILVDVRNLIPSGKEAEAVLESVGIVVNKNMIPYDPQSPKVTSGIRIGTPALTTRGLEEEEIREVGRLLADTLKNSGNPDALDKIRTRVAEIAAVHPLFDEEKWLA; from the coding sequence ATGTATCTGGATAACAGCTTTGAGAAAATTAAAAAATTTGACCCTGAAATGGCGGAACTGACCATGCAGGAGGAGGAGCGTCAGAAAAAAACACTCTGCCTGATCGCATCGGAAAATTATGCCTCACCTCTGGCGGCGGGACTGGAAGGTTCCATCTGGGCCGACAAAAATGCCGAGGGTTATCCTGGCGGACGCTTCGTGGCAGGCTGTGAACTGGCCGACAGAGTGGAAAATCTGGCAAAAGAGCGTATTAAAAAACTGTTTGGCGCCGATCATGTAAACGTACAGTCCATGAGCGCGACGGTGGGGAATGTGGCGATTCTGCGCGCCCTGCTGAAACCGGGTGATACCGTACTTTCAATGGAACTGGATCAGGGCGGCCATTTAAGCCATGGCGCCAAATTCCATTACAGCGGTAAAATGTACCAGTCGGTATTTTACGGACTGAACAGGGAAACAGAGGAGATCGACATGGAGCAGGTGGAGAGACTGGCCAAAGAGCATCAGCCGAAGCTGATCATCTGCGGAGCCTCCTCCTATCCGAAACAGATCGATTACAAGCGCTTCGGTGAGATAGCAAGGAGCGTCGGCGCTTATCTGATGGCCGATATTGCACACCCGGTCGGCCTGATTGCAGCGGGAATCATACCTTCACCGATTCCTCACGCCGATGTAGTCAGCAGCTCCACCCATAAGACATGGAGAGGCGCCAGAGGCTGCGGTATCATCATGTGCAAGGGAGAACTCGCCAAAAAGATTGACACCCAGGTATTCCCGGGACTGCAGGGGGCGCCCAAAATGGATATGATCGCGGCGCGCGCGGTGCAGGCGCTGGAGAGCATGACACCTGTTTATAAGGCATACCAGCAGAAGGTATACGACAATGCCCAGGCGCTGGCGGATGAACTGTTAAAATGCGGTCTCCGGCTCGTTTCCGGCGGAACCAATACACACCTGATTCTCGTGGATGTCCGAAACTTAATCCCATCCGGCAAAGAAGCCGAGGCGGTTCTGGAATCCGTAGGAATCGTTGTCAATAAAAATATGATACCTTATGATCCGCAGAGCCCGAAGGTGACGAGCGGCATCCGGATTGGCACACCGGCCCTGACGACCCGCGGCCTGGAAGAGGAAGAAATCCGTGAGGTTGGACGTCTCCTGGCGGATACTCTTAAAAACAGCGGCAATCCGGACGCTCTCGATAAGATCCGCACACGCGTGGCTGAAATTGCCGCGGTGCATCCTCTGTTTGATGAGGAAAAATGGCTTGCCTGA
- a CDS encoding dicarboxylate/amino acid:cation symporter, translating into MKETKKMPMFAKIAIGFVLGILSGVLLRERAAVFEPIGDLFMRMLKMLILPLVFSAIISGLTSIPDMKKIYKMGIKAFILFVVMTALAILTGIVFANLFRPGVGAAIQMPVADTGNATDVSFIATILNMFPTNVFASFSGDNMLQVIVFAFFFGICIVMCGEKAEPVKVFFDRTAQVMYKMTDIVISFAPFGVFGLMSGMIGKYGLSTLLPLGKFIIVLHLALIVFIFVIQAGLVVIGVRMNPIKFYKGIFGAISMALATDSSAAALPVAIKELQNNLGVSEAIASFIMSVGTNVSKSGSALYQGMTVIFIAQVAGVQLSMAQQVTVFVTALLASLGTAGVPSASIVMLTMTLGSVNLPLEGVALMTGIDRIIGGQRTLPNVITNAAISAMLDRQEKIEQGQQPV; encoded by the coding sequence ATGAAAGAAACGAAAAAAATGCCGATGTTTGCGAAAATCGCCATCGGTTTCGTCCTGGGAATTTTGTCTGGTGTTCTTTTGAGGGAAAGAGCAGCCGTGTTTGAACCGATTGGCGATCTTTTTATGCGTATGCTTAAGATGCTGATACTCCCTCTTGTTTTCAGTGCGATTATCAGCGGCCTGACCAGTATACCGGATATGAAAAAAATTTATAAAATGGGAATCAAGGCATTCATCCTGTTTGTGGTCATGACGGCGCTGGCGATCCTGACCGGTATTGTATTTGCGAACCTGTTCCGGCCGGGAGTGGGCGCGGCGATTCAGATGCCGGTGGCCGATACCGGGAATGCCACGGATGTTTCCTTTATCGCGACGATCCTGAATATGTTCCCGACCAATGTGTTTGCATCATTTTCCGGCGACAATATGCTTCAGGTAATCGTTTTTGCATTCTTCTTTGGAATCTGCATCGTGATGTGTGGAGAGAAGGCAGAGCCGGTGAAGGTGTTCTTTGACAGAACCGCACAGGTTATGTATAAGATGACAGATATCGTCATTTCCTTTGCCCCGTTCGGCGTATTCGGCTTAATGTCCGGCATGATAGGAAAATACGGCCTTTCCACACTTCTTCCTCTGGGAAAATTTATTATTGTGCTGCATTTGGCACTGATTGTATTTATATTTGTCATCCAGGCGGGCCTCGTGGTCATCGGCGTCAGGATGAATCCAATCAAATTCTACAAGGGTATCTTCGGGGCAATCAGCATGGCCCTGGCGACTGACAGTTCGGCTGCGGCCCTGCCGGTGGCAATCAAGGAGCTGCAGAATAATCTCGGGGTTTCCGAGGCAATTGCCAGCTTTATCATGTCGGTTGGAACGAATGTCAGCAAGAGCGGAAGCGCTCTGTATCAGGGCATGACGGTCATCTTCATCGCCCAGGTGGCGGGAGTGCAGCTTTCAATGGCGCAGCAGGTAACGGTTTTCGTCACGGCGCTGCTGGCTTCCCTGGGAACCGCCGGTGTTCCGAGCGCCAGCATTGTCATGTTGACAATGACACTGGGCAGTGTTAATCTTCCGTTAGAGGGCGTTGCATTGATGACGGGAATCGACCGTATTATCGGCGGTCAGAGGACACTTCCGAACGTAATCACCAATGCCGCCATATCGGCTATGCTGGATCGGCAGGAGAAAATAGAACAGGGACAGCAGCCTGTGTAA
- a CDS encoding tetrahydrofolate dehydrogenase/cyclohydrolase catalytic domain-containing protein: MAKLLTGAPVVAALSGELSKRVERLKAAGITPTLAIVRIGERPADLSYERGASKRCAAIGIEVKHIFLKPDYRPEELMAVVQEINGDPGIHGCLMFRPLARREDELAVCAALKPEKDMDGITAWSQGNVLSGEEGGFAPCTAQACLEILDYYGYPLKSSRVTVIGASMVIGKPVGIMLLNRCATLTMCHIDTVDTASHCRGAEILISAAGCAGLVSKDYVSPGQVVLDVGINTSPEGKLCGDVRFDEVEPIVEAITPVPGGVGTVTSTVLAKHVVEAAERMYRK; encoded by the coding sequence ATGGCTAAATTATTGACGGGAGCGCCCGTTGTCGCAGCGCTGAGCGGGGAGCTTTCGAAGCGGGTGGAACGGCTTAAGGCGGCCGGGATTACACCGACGCTTGCGATTGTCCGGATTGGGGAACGTCCGGCCGATCTGTCCTATGAGCGGGGCGCGTCCAAACGTTGCGCCGCAATCGGGATTGAGGTAAAGCATATCTTTCTTAAACCGGATTACCGGCCGGAGGAGCTGATGGCCGTCGTGCAGGAAATTAACGGGGATCCCGGAATTCACGGCTGTCTGATGTTCCGGCCTCTGGCACGGCGCGAGGACGAACTGGCCGTCTGCGCGGCCCTGAAACCGGAAAAGGACATGGACGGCATCACGGCCTGGTCCCAGGGAAACGTACTTTCCGGCGAGGAGGGCGGCTTTGCACCGTGCACCGCCCAGGCTTGCCTGGAAATTCTGGACTATTACGGGTATCCTCTCAAGAGTTCACGCGTCACGGTCATCGGGGCCAGCATGGTGATTGGAAAACCGGTCGGCATTATGCTGTTAAATCGGTGCGCGACACTGACCATGTGCCATATCGACACCGTGGACACCGCATCCCATTGCCGCGGTGCCGAGATCCTGATTTCAGCGGCGGGCTGTGCGGGGCTGGTAAGTAAAGATTATGTATCTCCCGGCCAGGTTGTGCTGGATGTGGGAATCAACACAAGCCCGGAAGGGAAACTGTGCGGCGATGTGAGATTCGATGAGGTGGAGCCGATTGTGGAAGCCATCACACCGGTGCCGGGGGGCGTCGGAACGGTGACATCGACCGTATTGGCCAAACATGTGGTGGAGGCTGCGGAGAGAATGTACCGAAAGTAA
- a CDS encoding amidase domain-containing protein: MLKEKEYRREAALQYAKQWALGRNPRYLDFEHMGGDCTNFASQCIYAGSGVMNYTPVKGWYYNSGYDRTPSWTGVQYLYNFLVGNKSVGPYAVVTDEKGIQPGDIVQLGNGSWYYHSPVIVAVENGRIFLAAHSYDAYMRPLDSYQYEQARFLHIKGVRVWGA, translated from the coding sequence ATGTTAAAAGAAAAGGAATACCGCCGGGAGGCGGCGTTACAGTATGCCAAACAGTGGGCATTGGGGAGAAATCCGAGATATCTCGATTTCGAACATATGGGAGGAGACTGTACGAATTTTGCTTCGCAGTGCATTTATGCGGGGAGCGGAGTTATGAATTATACTCCGGTGAAGGGCTGGTATTATAACAGCGGCTATGACAGGACGCCGAGCTGGACGGGGGTGCAGTACCTCTACAATTTTCTTGTGGGAAATAAGTCGGTGGGGCCTTACGCCGTGGTGACGGATGAGAAGGGAATACAGCCCGGAGACATCGTGCAGCTCGGTAACGGGAGCTGGTATTATCACAGCCCGGTGATTGTGGCCGTGGAGAACGGGCGAATTTTTCTTGCAGCTCACAGTTATGATGCCTATATGCGCCCTCTGGATTCCTACCAGTATGAGCAGGCCAGATTCCTTCATATAAAGGGAGTCCGTGTCTGGGGGGCATAG
- a CDS encoding FUSC family protein — MVNNFKIPARIREHFRFSTLNFIFIIAYVNLFSLLFGPENTIAGVIFTILMSASMVRDLTATPFRHLAGQSLILLWIALAAYLVNALPAPASFLLNFITLLVILYAYTYEYSTHMYFPYILSYLFLIFISPVDAARLPGRLLAMVTGAVSILLYQWVMGRKRADETARDVLSEMIDCICSYITGKLDGNGAKPNSGAIHHLLCSLSKTVYDRRKKAFCVSDAGFSMIDAGRGLEHLLFLLEELPEALSNQDRSLLQVTLNRLRVFRAFLHQEIKELPKPSPDTVMEGDKEETHPPDKLLNYINDRLQHMSDPQNKGNYRPNVLSLKLRIQAALDLSPVRFVYALRTALLLAAATLLVQSLALPHGKWLLFTMASVSLPYADDVPVKMKKRIAATVAGGLISVAVYSLIPSPAGRTAAMMLSGYLSFYFTDYAETFTCSTIGAMGGAVFMNAFGLQAVGGVFLIRLCYILAGATAAYVVNCLIFPFNRAKATRQLWDKYKTITELLAKLCHTEQIDSQLYYNLVIQAHLLEEKLNQNALLERWTGFPELMAQCRKQVRNAHRTFIAERADAPVYETEHLLP, encoded by the coding sequence ATGGTCAACAATTTCAAAATTCCCGCCAGAATCAGGGAACACTTTCGTTTCAGCACTTTGAACTTTATTTTCATCATCGCATATGTCAATCTTTTCTCCCTGCTATTCGGGCCGGAAAATACGATTGCAGGCGTTATTTTTACAATCCTGATGTCCGCCTCCATGGTCCGGGATCTGACGGCCACACCGTTCCGGCATCTGGCCGGCCAGTCGCTTATACTTCTCTGGATCGCGCTCGCCGCTTATCTGGTTAACGCCCTCCCCGCTCCGGCGTCTTTTCTTCTCAATTTTATCACACTGTTGGTCATCCTGTATGCTTATACCTATGAGTACTCCACACATATGTATTTTCCCTACATTCTGTCCTACCTGTTCCTGATATTTATTTCCCCCGTGGACGCCGCCCGCCTTCCGGGACGGCTCCTAGCCATGGTGACGGGCGCCGTATCCATTCTGCTCTACCAGTGGGTTATGGGGAGAAAACGCGCAGACGAAACGGCCAGGGATGTGCTGAGTGAGATGATTGACTGCATCTGCTCCTACATCACCGGAAAACTTGACGGGAACGGCGCAAAACCCAATTCCGGGGCTATCCATCACCTGCTCTGCAGCCTCAGTAAAACCGTGTATGACCGAAGGAAAAAGGCGTTCTGCGTTTCCGACGCCGGTTTTTCCATGATCGACGCGGGACGGGGGCTTGAACATCTGCTGTTTTTGCTGGAGGAACTCCCAGAAGCTCTGTCCAATCAGGACCGCTCCCTCCTTCAGGTGACGCTGAACCGTCTGCGAGTCTTCCGCGCCTTCCTTCACCAGGAAATAAAGGAGCTTCCAAAGCCATCCCCCGATACCGTCATGGAAGGAGACAAGGAAGAAACCCATCCGCCGGATAAACTTCTGAACTACATAAACGACCGTCTGCAGCACATGTCCGATCCTCAAAATAAAGGAAACTACCGCCCGAATGTACTGTCGCTGAAACTCAGAATCCAGGCCGCCCTCGATTTAAGTCCGGTCCGTTTTGTCTACGCCCTCCGCACCGCCCTGCTTCTTGCTGCGGCAACTCTGCTCGTCCAGTCCCTCGCCCTGCCGCACGGAAAATGGCTTTTGTTCACAATGGCCTCCGTATCCCTCCCCTACGCAGACGACGTCCCGGTAAAAATGAAAAAGCGAATTGCCGCCACGGTGGCCGGAGGTCTTATCTCCGTTGCCGTCTACTCGCTGATCCCCTCCCCAGCGGGCCGCACTGCAGCCATGATGCTGTCCGGTTATCTGTCTTTCTATTTTACGGATTACGCTGAAACCTTCACCTGCTCGACCATCGGGGCCATGGGAGGCGCCGTGTTCATGAACGCCTTCGGGCTGCAGGCGGTAGGCGGCGTCTTCCTCATCCGGCTCTGTTATATCCTGGCCGGGGCCACGGCGGCATACGTGGTAAACTGCCTTATTTTTCCCTTCAACAGGGCAAAAGCCACAAGGCAGCTCTGGGACAAATATAAAACCATTACGGAACTGCTGGCGAAACTATGCCACACCGAGCAGATTGATTCCCAGTTGTATTATAACCTCGTCATCCAGGCCCATTTACTGGAAGAAAAGCTGAACCAGAACGCGCTCCTGGAGCGGTGGACCGGTTTTCCCGAACTCATGGCCCAATGCCGGAAACAGGTCAGGAACGCCCACCGCACCTTTATCGCGGAGAGAGCGGACGCCCCCGTATATGAGACGGAACATCTGCTCCCTTAA
- a CDS encoding MarR family transcriptional regulator, producing the protein MKSEKISELFVKNLLHAMPVWNSRLVRPFKNSLNGEMSLETYYCLETLRSRGTATMTEMARRLNVPKQQATKLVDALVVHGFVERSPRENDRRTVEVCLTPKAVAYLDDYHMKNREFIRTLEEKLTEQELQKLNDAVIVLAQTLPKL; encoded by the coding sequence ATGAAATCAGAGAAAATATCGGAATTATTTGTAAAAAATCTGCTTCATGCAATGCCGGTCTGGAATTCCAGGCTGGTGCGGCCGTTTAAAAATTCGCTGAACGGAGAAATGAGCCTGGAGACATATTACTGTCTGGAAACATTGCGGAGCCGGGGAACCGCCACGATGACGGAGATGGCCCGGCGGCTGAATGTGCCCAAGCAGCAGGCGACAAAACTGGTTGATGCCCTTGTCGTCCATGGATTTGTGGAGCGTTCGCCAAGAGAGAACGACAGGAGGACCGTCGAGGTGTGCCTGACTCCGAAGGCAGTTGCCTATCTGGATGATTACCATATGAAAAATAGGGAGTTTATCCGGACACTGGAAGAAAAACTGACGGAGCAGGAACTACAGAAATTAAACGACGCCGTCATAGTCCTGGCGCAGACTCTGCCGAAGCTTTAG